The following proteins are encoded in a genomic region of Triticum dicoccoides isolate Atlit2015 ecotype Zavitan chromosome 1B, WEW_v2.0, whole genome shotgun sequence:
- the LOC119350786 gene encoding serine/threonine-protein phosphatase 7 long form homolog codes for MEMPESQRSGNPRGIPLVRLRDNFLNLSSFANEETRKRHLFAYLLWLLGNLFPNSHGDVVVPGLIYIAENMVDEPLPEQPKYSFGSAMLSHTYKGLCDATQKTSFAQKAPLLCVAYEFLQLWSWEYLPVGRPRIVQPIYPYDFGEGASATMATRWTKARKRWSPDIAKNCYPMYHQQFEILDEAEVTWNPWTQDQLKMVFDARHFTPGMLTDSAFWLTRCNLLFLWCVEPYNPERVMRQFGLYQEIPPPFPRRIDEETHKLTNMGRGWSLYDWREENSEWVHKWTNEALADIVRQLRPYDGSTDQAYKQWYCMNTRASLASQPATIPTHLTQEEQARRHVELHAAYYRDHLIITCNFFRSIIS; via the exons ATGGAAATGCCAGAATCACAACGTTCTGGTAACCCTCGGGGCATCCCACTCGTCCGGCTTCGTGATAACTTTCTTAATTTATCTAGCTTCGCCAATGAGGAGACGAGAAAAAGACATCTGTTTGCATATTTGTTGTGGCTCCTCGGGAATCTATTTCCAAATTCACATGGGGACGTTGTTGTCCCTGGTCTCATCTACATTGCAGAGAATATGGTAGATGAACCTTTACCCGAGCAGCCAAAATACAGCTTCGGTTCTGCCATGCTATCTCATACATATAAAGGCTTGTGTGATGCCACGCAAAAAACCTCTTTCGCACAAAAAGCTCCATTACTTTGTGTCGCCTATGAGTTTCTACAGTTGTGGTCCTGGGAATACCTCCCTGTAGGACGACCTCGTATAGTACAACCCATATACCCATATGACTTTGGCGAGGGTGCTAGCGCAACTATGGCCACCAGGTGGACAAAGGCACGGAAACGTTGGTCTCCAGATATTGCGAAAAATTGTTACCCTATGTACCACCAGCAGTTTGAGATACTTGATGAGGCAGAAGTCACATGGAACCCATGGACTCAGGACCAGCTAAAAATGGTCTTTGATGCTCGACACTTCACACCAGGCATGTTGACCGATAGTGCATTCTGGCTGACTCGCTGCAATTTATTGTTCCTGTGGTGTGTTGAACCTTACAACCCAGAGCGTGTAATGAGACAGTTCGGTCTCTATCAAGAAATTCCACCACCTTTTCCCAGACGTATCGACGAGGAAACACATAA GCTAACCAATATGGGCAGGGGTTGGAGTTTATACGATTGGAGGGAAGAGAACAGTGAATGGGTACACAAGTGGACAAATGAAGCGCTAGCAGATATAGTGCGTCAACTTAG GCCGTACGATGGAAGTACAGATCAAGCGTACAAGCAGTGGTACTGCATGAACACACGTGCTAGCCTGGCCAGTCAGCCAGCTACTATACCAACACATCTCACACAAGAGGAGCAGGCGCGGAGACATGTTGAGCTGCATGCAGCTTACTATCGTGACCACCTGATAATCACTTGTAACTTTTTTAGGTCCATCATTTCATAA